GACACAAAGGCAAAGTAGAAATtacaggagcctgggtggctcagttagttaagcatctgccttcagttcaggtcatgatcccagggtcatgggctTGATCCCTGCATTAGGCCTTCTGCTctgtgagaagcctgcttctccctctgcctgctgcatcccctgcttgtgttccctcaatagctctgtctttctctatcaaataaagatataaaatccttttttttaagtagaaagtaaaaaaaaggagggaggaagagcaaAGACACATCATTTACTATACCATAAACACAAATCTCTATTAGTGTTCCCCCACCAATATCTCATAGGAGGCCTAGCTTTCCATGTGTCCAAGAGTACTCCCCATTATTGTGTAGGGGAGCCGGTCTGCATTCACTGGTGATGATGTGAGGCCAAATATGTACTGATACTTCTGAGTTCACTGCAGAGTCTACAGTTTGGGCCTTTAAGTGGGATCAAGTGACCAGGCTTTGCTGGATCCCATTGCCAAAGTAGAAAGCAACCCCAATCAACATCCAGACACCAAAAAAGGCCCAGGTGGCAGCTGACATCTGTAGCATAAGGCAAACATTCACAAAGATGCtcaggagtgggaggagaggcacaGCAGGGACCTTAAAGGGCAGGTGAGTGGAGCTCTGTGGCTGTCTCCAGATGACCCCAGTGATCCCAATGATGAGCACCAGGAGCAGAACAATCACGGTAATAGGCACTAGGTCTCCAGAAAGCGGACCTGGCCAGTGGGCCAGCACCAGGCAGAGGAGAGTCAGCAGCAGAACAAGCAGTGAAGAGCAAACATAGACAACCCAGCCAGagagtggagtgggggtggggctgcctGGAAAAAATATTGTCCTTAGAATCAGCTTCTCTGATGCAGGTGCAGTTTCCCCTTGCTCCTGTATTTCATTTCCCCCATTCTCCTGTTGCAcctctgtttcattttcctcattctctTCCTGTACTTTTGGTTCAATTTCCCCATTCTCTTCCTGCAGTTGTGgttcattttcctccttcctcctctcaggCTGATACCTGATGATGAGAACACAAAGAGCTACCAGGGAATGAGATATCAAGGTCCCAATTGACCTGAGGTCCAGAAGATCAGTGAGTCCAAAGAAGAATACCATGATTATTGCAATAATGCCAAAGATCACGGTGGATATGATACGGGCATATGCGACAGTATGGATCCTGGCAAGAAAAGGGAACAAGACGTTATCCTCTGCCATCATGCGTATCATCTGATGTATAGGGAACATAAAGCCCCAATAGGTGCTGATAAGAATACTACAAAAAATTGCAAAAGCTACAACATAATAGGCAGGGACCCAGCCAATATGGAGAAATGCCTCAGGCAAGGTACTCCCAGGTCGAAGCTGGTAGTAAGGAACCATGAGTGTAAGTGCCACAGAGACACCACAATACAGCAAAAAGCAGATGAGCTGTGAAATTACAATGCCTATGGGGATGGAATGCTGGGGATTGTGTGATTCCTTGACTCTGGTAACAATATGGCGGAAACCtataaatgcatagaaacagGTAGCTGATCCATGGAGAATGCCCTCAAAGCCAAAAGGGACAAATCCTCCAGAGCCCGGAGGGCCCAAGCTAGAGGTGCCATTGAGTCCGGCCTGTATGTAGTCCTCTTCTGTGAGTTTCCTGTTGTGCGGGTCCCCCTTCATGAAGCCAGAGATGATGAAAAAGCTGAGAACCAAAACCCTCAACAATGTGAACAGTTTGAAAACTATGAAGAACCCACGCCAACTCATAGATAGCAGttccacaaacaaaaacagaaagatgacAAAAAAATAGTGTAGATTATCTGCGATGACTTGGGGAACATACTGTGAGATGGTCTCTTGCTGGGTCTCAGAGATCTGGTTCCCAACGAAGATGTCAAGCATTAAGAACCAAGCCTGGACCACAGCCAATGCATCAACAACAAAGGAGAGGATGAGATTCCAGCCAGTGATGAAAGCCCAGAGTTCACCTACAGTGATGTAGCTGTAGAGATATGCCGAGCCAGAATGGGGAATCCGGACACTAAACTCCCCATAGCACAGACCAGCCAACAGTGATGTTAGACCTGCCACCAAAAAGCAGATCACAGTGGATGGTCCTGCTTGATTCCTGGCCACCTCATTAGCCAGGAAGTACATACCTACACCCACTGTGCGGCCCACACCCAGGGCCACTAAATCCAGAGTGCTCAGTTTTATGCCAGAGTTAAACTCATCCACTTCTTTCTCCAGTGGACGTCTGCTTACCAGCTTTTGACCAAACCTGTGAAGTGCCTGACGCAGCATTCTAGAGGAACTGAAGGAGATTCTAAGGATTAGGGAGCTATAGCAAGTCCCTGGAGCCAAGAGTGTTGGATCTGGATTAGTGAGGCTGAGTTAAGCCAAGTTGGATTGGAGTTGCCGAGGTCCGTTGCTCAGGCTTCAAAGCTGCTGCTTCCTATTTCTTTGGGTACATGCTATCCTTCCAGAATGCCTATGAAAACAATACATATTTACTGAACAATGGTGTTCAACCAAACAACGGTGTTCACCAAACAATGGTGTTCGGTCCCCAAACAACCGAAAATCAAAGGCCACATGTAACCTGTTGCATCCCCAAAATCATAGAAACTGACACCAGGGGTAAGAGGGAATCACACCCAGGATTGTGTGCTTGTTGTATGATTTACCAACAAGAATAGGAGATAGATAATGAGTGTCAATTCTTAACTTATGGAATCTTTCTACACTATTTGAGGtgtccccaacacacacactgaATTCCTTGAGACAACATTCAGACAACAGTTTGAATGAAAACATTCAGACAACAGTTTGAATGAGTTAATAGTGAAACAGTTTGTGTGATTCCCTcttacccctcccccacttctttTCTTCAAATGCCCCCCTCCACAAAGGGAGCAAGGCTCTGGATGAACAATTCACAGAAATGCCCAGAAATGAAAAGTGGcgaagagagaaaacaaactcaGGCAGGCCCCATTCTCCTCCCTACACAGGCTTCAGTTTTGAGAGAGCTTTAAGAAGTGTTCTCAgaagtttttaaagacagaaacatCAAGTCAAAATTGGAAATTCTACTTTACAGGTGATGAGAAAGAACCCCTGGGTTATGGGCCACACCTTCTGTCTACAAATCCTTCTAGACTCTTTATTCTCTACTCACCAGTTCCAATGCTATGATTTACCAACATGCACAGGAAATAGATAACGAGTGTCAATTCTTAACTTATGGAATCTTTCTACACTATTTGAGGTGTCCCCAACCCACAATCAGGCTTCATACCATTCCATGATTCCACACTGTCCTTCCTTCATAGTTCTTCCTTTGTTCATAATATGATCTGTGCATATTCCTCCAGCCCATCCCATGCCCAGTTCCTGCTCCAGCTGTGGAATTTGACACTCACACTGTGCCCTTGCCTCTACTGCCTTTTTGGCCCCTTCATGTAGCTAACCCCACTTCTCTTTCAGTTCACAGATCAGCAATGGCTTCCTCAGGAAGCCTCCCCTGATGCTTATGGTGTCCTTTCTATTTGCTCTCCTAGCACTGGGTTTCCCCCATGCGCCATTGATCCTAATGTTTCAGAATTCCATGTTAGCTGCTGGTCTCCTCCATCAGACTGTGAAGTAGGTACTCAATGAatgtttgttgaacaaatgacTGTGCTGAGAAGAGAAACCTGGAAGTGGACATAATCCACAATTATGATCTAGTGGACATTGAGGTACATAATTTATAGCCAAGCAGTCTGTATAATTCAGGCTCAGGTAGAGATATACATGGTATTAACTTCCTTGTGGAAGATGAGAAAAATGGATAGTGTGAAGGGAAAACTAACTGTGATAAAACCTTGACTGCACACCATTCATGGCAGGTATGAGTCAAACAGGGTGATAAAGAATCATTTGCCTTTGAGGATACTTGTTTAAAAATATCATGCTGCCTGGAATATGGGCAACCAACCACAACACCCAGTCAGAGAATACCTACTTTTTGAAGGCATCATGGTCAGGCCCAATAATCCAGGTAGGATATCCTATGTCAGCGGTTCTCACCTTAGGGAACAAAGGGACACATAATGTATATATCTGGGCACACTTTCAAATgttagattctctccctctggagaCTGTTGTCCACAAGCCCTGTACTTCCCATGACTGTTCTAAACCACCCAACTGCCATGAAATTGTCCTCAAGTTCAAGGGGAAGAGATTCTAAAACCTTCCTTCACAGAAAGGTAGCACAGTTGATTAGTAAGGAGTAAGGCTCTGCAGGTGGACTATACAGGGTCAAATCATACCTCAATCTCACACCCAGTGACTCTGGAAAAATTGGTTTTCCTCACTGAGCTCTAGTTTCCACAACAGTCAAATGGTAGTAAAAGTAAATCCCTCACAGGGCAGTTTGAGAAGTAAGTGAAATGATGTCTGTAAGTATGAAGCTCAGTGCCTAACAAATAATGTGGATTTGTATCATATACAAATGATATTTAGTATCATATACCTTGTACTTAATACTGAAAAGGGtccaaagtaaataaaacactgaaaataaatcaatctttataAATATGCACACTCAAAATCATCCACTAAAACTCCTAGCCTTCATGAGACAATGCAAACTATTTTATCCCATATGATTCACACTGAAATGCTAGGACTCTAATTAGACACCCTCATTCATGCTGGTGCTAACACATGGTGGTTCCTAGGCTTACTGAGTTAGACCAGGCATCTAGAAATGCAAGACTCAgtacaataacaataataacatcTTTGTCTACAGATACCTCATTTGGAACAGTTACTACTGGGTACTATAGAGATAAGAACAATAAACATTGGTCAGAAATGCTGGATGAGAGCCCTGGTCCTTCCTTGTGATGACAGGAACTTGGGTAATTTGCTTAAACTCTAAGCCTCCATCTTCTCATCCACTAGGATCCTCACTTGACTTCCCTCACTGGATCAACATGAGAATTTCATAAGATACAAATTATCACACACTCCTGGTGGGAGTGTCACTGGGACACCATCCTGAAGCACAATCTTAGCAGAATGaggatattcgcaaatgacactacagacaaagggctgatatccaagatcataaagaacttctcaaactcaacactccaaaaacagataatcacatcaaaaaatgggcattcttctccaaataagacatacaaatggccaacaaacatgaaaaaatgttcatcatcattagtcatcagggagattcaaatcaaaaccacattgagataccaccttaccccagtccgaatggccaaaattaacaagacagtaaacaacaagtgttgaagaggatgtggagaaagggtaaccctcttacactgttggtgggaatgcaagttggtgcagccactttggaaaacagtgtggagattccttaggaaattaaaaatagagctaccctacgaccctgcaactgcactgctgtgtatttaccccaaagatacagatgtagtgaaaataagggccatattcaccccaatgttcatagcagcaatgtccacaatagccaaactgtggaaagagccaagatacccttcaacagacaaatggataaagaagatatggtccatatatacaatggaatattatgcctccatcagaaaggatgaatacccaacttttgtatcagcatggatgggactggaggagattatgctgagtgaaataagtcaagcagagagaatcaattatcatatggtttcacttacttatggagcataaggaataacatggaggacattaggagaaggaaaggaaaagagaattggaggaaattggacggggagatgaaccacgagagactgtggactctgagaaacaaacagggttttggaggggagggggtgggtgttAAACGGTGAAcctggtggttggtattaaggagggtatatattatatgcatggagcactgggtgtggtgcataaacaatcttggaacactgaaaaaataaaattaaattaaaaaaaataaaaatagtgggtaatagggagggcacgtactgcatggagcactgagtgtggtgccaaaacaatgaatactgttatgctgaaaataaacaaataaaaaaaatgcacacataaTTGGACACTGTAGTGGTTGAATGGAGAATGTATCTAAAACAAATATAGAACATGGACTGGAAGAGAATTTGTTAAATACACTAAAGCAAGTGCCTCCAGTGAGGACAGGAAATGAGAATAGAGGTAAGGATGAAACAGGATAATAAAATGCATTGAAAAGCGGCTAATTGgacctaataaaaaataaaatttaaatttaaaaaaagaaaagaaagaaagaaagatggccTGACAGGAAGCAATGAAGTGAACATGCCATGACTGAAGGAGTGACTCACTCCCCTCTGTGCTTTGCAGGTCCAACACAGGATTGCAGGAGATAATGTCATTAGAGCACCTGGTACAGAGCTTGGTAAATGGCAGACATTCAGTTGATTTAAACTGAAAAGAGAAGTGGAATTCTGTAATCACCAGGATATGGAGAATACAAAGAAGGAATACCTGCTAGAAAGAGAGTGGAAAACAAGAAAGATGGGGCACCCCTCCTACTAGTTCCCTCTGAACCAATTCCCCTTTTCCTAATTCTTCTCAGTCACCCCTTTCAACTGTCTTCAGAGGCTCCTGGTAGTTGGCACTAAGAATGCTTCTCCCACATTTTTCTCTCTGGGAACCATCACCAGCCAACTCCCACTCAACAAAGACCACAACGGTGGTTCTCAAGATTTGGGGGtatttgggggtttgggggtttttgtttgtttgttttttattattatcttttttcttatttatttttatttttttataaacatataatgtatttttatccccaggggtacaggtctgtgaatcgccaggtttatacacttcacagcactcaccatagcacataccctccccaatgtccataaccccacccccctctcccaacccccctcccctcagcaaccctcagtttgttttgtgagattaagagtcacttatggtttgtctccctcccaatcccatcttttttcatttattcttctcctacccccctaacccccccatgctAATCACGGACCTCTCTGAAGTTGATCACTTCAAAAAAATGTCATATATACTTCTGAAGTCCATCCATGTATCCTAAGCAGGAATCCTAGAAGAGGTTCATCTGAATTGCAGGGTCAGAGACTGGTAATACTTGATAATATCTGTTTCCCTCAACTGTATTGTGCAGGGCAGTCCTTGTGCTCTTCCCACTCTTTACTGAAGATGAGGGAAAGTAGGCCTACAGACAAAATATCAAGATAGCAGAGAAGcaacccaaagaacaaaacatCTGGGAATTAAATAATCATGTTTTGACTCCAGCAGATGCAGacagaacaaacaaatgaacaaccaaACATATAGAAGAAAAAGCACACCCATGACTGGGAATCCTGAGAGAGCCTACCACAAGTCCAGCCTATAACAACAGAGAAACATTGTCCTCAAACGCCATGTTCAGATATGCCCATTCTCGTGCAATAATCTACAATTATTCCAGTGGTTTATATTCAGTCCAAACTCTCTGACCCAGCTGTCAGAGCCCTGCCTTAATTCTCCCCCTACCCTCAGATACATCACCTCCTTCCTAACTCAGCTCCTCACATCCTGACTTACCCTTCCTGGGATGAGCCCATGTCCTGGGTAAGTAAACTGCCCTGCCAGGGATGCCCTCCTCACTCCTTTCTGCCCAGTCTTAACACTTCAGCCTCTCTCTCAGCCCTATTCTACAACATTTCTTGCATCTAGGAAGCCCTTCCAAAGCCATCCTAACCAATCCCCATCTGcagccttcctccccttcccactaGCACTTACTGCCCATTCTGATGGTCAGCTGAAACTATTTTTCCCTATCTGTCAGTTGGTGCCCTGAGTGTGTTCCTCAAATTCCTGTATAGTCTATTAGCTTCCAGAGGGCAAGGCCAGGATCTAAATGCCTCCTCATTCTGGATTCCACACTCCCATCTCACACCCTCACTACACAGGACAAGGGTCTGCTCCTAATTGTAGTAAGCAACCAAAAGAGGCATTTAAGACAGAGAAAATTATTATATAGATGTAGTGGATAACTACTATAACTTGAGATTCCTtgaagaaatgttttgttttgttttgttttgtttttggaaagagAGTAAGAGCCAAAGAGAGGTGTAAACTGGAGACTAGAACATACACCATCATGTATTTCAAGAGTGTCCTGAGGACATTTCCTCATGAGGGACCTGGGTCTGTGAATCTGTTTCATTAGAAAACAGTCTCtctggtcgccaaactgtggaaagaaccaagatgcccttcaacggatgaatggataaggaagatgtggtccttatacactatggagtattatgcctccatcagaaaggacgaatacccaacttttgtagcaacatgggcgggactggaagagattatgctgagtgaaattaagtcaatcagagagagtcagttatcatatggtttcacttatttgtggagcataacaaataacatggaggacatggggagatggagaggagaagggagttgagggaaatcggaaggggaggtgaaccatgagagactatggactctaaaaaacaacctgaaggttttgaaggggctgagggtgggaggttgggggaaccaggtggtggatattagggagggcacgtattgcatggagcactgggtgtggtgcaaaaacaatgaatactgttacactgaaaagaaattaaaaaacaaaacagtctctCCCAATGTGCTTGCTCAGGGAATGTGCTTAAAGAAATGCAGACAAGAGCCAGGGAACATGAAGCAGCTTGTATGGATTCCATAATGCCCCTGgcaccccttccctcccacctcctctttgTGTTTCTGTCAGTCTCTGAGCTCCTTCCAAACTCCAAAACAAAAGTTCCATCTCATGTTTCCTGAGTGAACTTCTGTCAAGTCCAACAATCCATTCCCTGAAGAGCAGGCTGTCTTGCTTTCCCAGCCAGCCCCACCCACTCTCCTTAGTCTTGCAGATCATTGtgctccctcctctgtctctaaGAATGGTACTGACCTCACTCTGGATCCTcccttttcaaaacattttttcaagGCAGTAACTTCCACTGGTTTC
This DNA window, taken from Meles meles chromosome 7, mMelMel3.1 paternal haplotype, whole genome shotgun sequence, encodes the following:
- the LOC123947304 gene encoding cationic amino acid transporter 3-like, whose amino-acid sequence is MLRQALHRFGQKLVSRRPLEKEVDEFNSGIKLSTLDLVALGVGRTVGVGMYFLANEVARNQAGPSTVICFLVAGLTSLLAGLCYGEFSVRIPHSGSAYLYSYITVGELWAFITGWNLILSFVVDALAVVQAWFLMLDIFVGNQISETQQETISQYVPQVIADNLHYFFVIFLFLFVELLSMSWRGFFIVFKLFTLLRVLVLSFFIISGFMKGDPHNRKLTEEDYIQAGLNGTSSLGPPGSGGFVPFGFEGILHGSATCFYAFIGFRHIVTRVKESHNPQHSIPIGIVISQLICFLLYCGVSVALTLMVPYYQLRPGSTLPEAFLHIGWVPAYYVVAFAIFCSILISTYWGFMFPIHQMIRMMAEDNVLFPFLARIHTVAYARIISTVIFGIIAIIMVFFFGLTDLLDLRSIGTLISHSLVALCVLIIRYQPERRKEENEPQLQEENGEIEPKVQEENEENETEVQQENGGNEIQEQGETAPASEKLILRTIFFPGSPTPTPLSGWVVYVCSSLLVLLLTLLCLVLAHWPGPLSGDLVPITVIVLLLVLIIGITGVIWRQPQSSTHLPFKVPAVPLLPLLSIFVNVCLMLQMSAATWAFFGVWMLIGVAFYFGNGIQQSLVT